In one Drosophila pseudoobscura strain MV-25-SWS-2005 chromosome X, UCI_Dpse_MV25, whole genome shotgun sequence genomic region, the following are encoded:
- the ben gene encoding ubiquitin-conjugating enzyme E2 N, translating into MSSLPRRIIKETQRLMQEPVPGINAIPDENNARYFHVIVTGPNDSPFEGGVFKLELFLPEDYPMSAPKVRFITKIYHPNIDRLGRICLDVLKDKWSPALQIRTILLSIQALLSAPNPDDPLANDVAELWKVNEAEAIRNAREWTQKYAVED; encoded by the coding sequence ATGTCGAGTCTGCCACGCCGTATAATCAAGGAGACACAGCGCCTGATGCAGGAGCCGGTGCCTGGGATCAATGCCATACCGGATGAAAATAATGCTCGCTATTTCCATGTGATCGTCACCGGGCCCAATGACTCTCCCTTCGAGGGTGGCGTCTTCAAGCTGGAACTGTTTCTGCCCGAGGACTATCCGATGTCGGCCCCCAAGGTGCGCTTCATAACGAAGATCTATCATCCCAATATCGATCGTCTGGGCCGCATCTGTTTGGATGTGCTCAAGGACAAGTGGAGTCCAGCGCTGCAGATACGCACGATTCTGCTGTCGATTCAGGCTCTGCTCAGCGCACCCAATCCCGATGATCCCCTGGCAAACGATGTGGCCGAGCTCTGGAAGGTCAATGAGGCGGAGGCCATACGCAATGCCCGCGAGTGGACCCAGAAGTATGCTGTCGAAGACTGA